One genomic window of Elaeis guineensis isolate ETL-2024a chromosome 2, EG11, whole genome shotgun sequence includes the following:
- the LOC105052474 gene encoding uncharacterized protein: MVCAQVLGFNFQSASLPELEYCNLMSQVEDRLRFTVACVAWSIWTARNDRLFRNLTVTPTQVYRRALFLLPDFNCINTALLRQNCSWNWGAIRSVLPAPTDTNLVCWLPPPMGVLKINFDASLSSKEAGAAYVIRDYQGKLIRAGGKRLATSSVSFAELVAAWAGVAVALYQLQVKDLWVEGDSLVVIRWLSKSGASNLAEPLLHHLQVWKQRFHSFRVTHTFREGNRAADFLASSAILSYIEIGPDGPFA; this comes from the coding sequence ATGGTCTGTGCTCAAGTCTTGGGTTTCAATTTTCAATCTGCTTCTTTGCCGGAGTTAGAATATTGCAATCTAATGTCCCAGGTAGAGGACAGGTTGAGATTCACTGTGGCTTGTGTGGCATGGTCCATTTGGACAGCTCGAAATGACCGGCTATTCCGGAATCTTACTGTTACTCCGACGCAGGTATATAGGCGTGCTTTATTTCTCCTACCTGATTTCAATTGTATTAATACTGCCCTCCTACGGCAGAACTGCTCATGGAACTGGGGAGCTATAAGGTCGGTTCTTCCGGCACCTACAGATACCAACTTGGTTTGTTGGCTCCCTCCTCCCATGGGCGttctgaaaataaattttgatgcatCTCTTTCTTCTAAGGAGGCAGGAGCTGCCTATGTGATCAGAGACTATCAAGGTAAGCTTATCAGAGCAGGGGGCAAGAGGTTAGCAACCTCTTCTGTTTCCTTTGCTGAACTGGTAGCTGCCTGGGCTGGGGTGGCTGTGGCCCTTTACCAGCTACAGGTGAAAGATTTATGGGTGGAAGGAGATTCCCTTGTGGTTATTCGATGGCTTTCTAAATCTGGTGCATCTAATCTAGCAGAACCCCTGCTTCATCATTTACAGGTTTGGAAGCAACGTTTTCATTCTTTTCGAGTTACTCATACTTTTCGAGAAGGGAACAGAGCTGCTGACTTTCTTGCAAGTTCAGCGATCTTGTCTTACATTGAGATTGGACCTGATGGTCCATTTGCTTAA
- the LOC114914727 gene encoding uncharacterized protein: protein MPTVCTEQHQQQLLYYGKSALLDLDAPPRKLLHRPGLTIYVPDDDQDRESKQELDEEQEGEEEQEEEVDTYSCDDFRMHEFKVRRCMRGRRPNFRRSGACPRRDACEWAHGVSECWLHPARYRTMPCKDSRRCRRKVCFFAHSPRQFRLLPSLATANATTPIPSPGSLRKPSSCAIWPTASSPTSTLRGFSPPLFPPIPPSGRPLQPSRCTTAGNNNNKNTITASSTYKGCGVLFYSGVMGYDSLYEDLMSSLEAMERSGAIAAAIGINGNSGRSSSSFSTSSFTGQMEEKDLVERQRSDSSGLDQEWVVLQPIVNGIIGWKPSCCFWTLNLGGVIFTNGVNILVLFCFLRCFRLLSGDFYAGPEGFCAVCRPYALFWKKGKYQQVWRKRQKKRRVIVQNGRVHSRRLLHYLSSRRTTN, encoded by the exons atgcCTACTGTTTGCACCGAGCAGCATCAGCAGCAGCTACTCTACTATGGAAAAAGCGCTCTGCTTGATCTTGATGCCCCTCCAAGAAAGCTCCTCCATCGCCCTGGCCTCACCATTTACGTCCCCGACGATGACCAAGACAGAGAATCGAAGCAGGAGTTAGACGAAGAGCAAGAAGGCgaggaagaacaagaagaagaagtggATACTTACTCATGCGACGATTTCCGAATGCACGAGTTCAAGGTGCGTAGGTGCATGCGGGGGCGGAGACCGAACTTCCGGCGGTCGGGGGCGTGCCCCCGCAGGGATGCCTGCGAGTGGGCGCATGGGGTGTCCGAGTGCTGGCTCCACCCCGCCCGCTACCGCACCATGCCCTGCAAGGACAGCCGCCGCTGCCGCCGCAAGGTCTGCTTCTTCGCCCACTCCCCTCGCCAGTTCCGCCTCCTCCCCTCCCTCGCCACGGCCAACGCCACCACTCCCATCCCCTCCCCTGGTTCGCTTCGCAAGCCCTCAAGTTGTGCCATTTGGCCCACCGCCTCGTCACCAACTTCGACGCTCAGGGGTTTCTCTCCACCTCTATTTCCACCGATTCCCCCATCTGGTAGACCGCTGCAGCCCTCTAGATGTACTACTGCTGGCAATAACAATAACAAGAATACTATTACTGCTAGTAGTACTTACAAGGGGTGCGGAGTGTTGTTTTATAGTGGAGTGATGGGCTACGATTCACTGTACGAGGATCTGATGAGTTCCTTGGAAGCGATGGAGCGTTCTGGAGCTATTGCTGCTGCTATTGGGATTAATGGAAATAGCGGTCGCTCCTCTTCGAGTTTCTCTACTTCGAGTTTTACCGGCCAGATGGAGGAGAAGGATTTGGTGGAGCGGCAGAGGAGCGACAGCAGTGGACTGGATCAGGAATGGGTAGTGTTGCAGCCCATCGTAAACGGGATAATCGGATGGAAGCCGAGTTGTTGCTTCTGGACGTTGAACt TGGGAGGCGTCATCTTCACGAATGGGGTGAATATCTtagttttgttttgttttcttcGTTGTTTTCGTTTACTTTCTGGGGACTTTTATGCGGGGCCGGAGGGTTTCTGTGCCGTGTGTCGCCCCTATGCTCTGTTTTGGAAGAAGGGGAAATACCAGCAAGTTTGGAGAAAACGGCAGAAGAAACGGAGAGTTATCGTCCAAAATGGCCGAGTCCATTCTCGAAGGTTACTCCACTACCTCTCAAGTCGTCGTACTACAAATTAG